From a region of the Candidatus Binatia bacterium genome:
- a CDS encoding SDR family NAD(P)-dependent oxidoreductase — translation MGSLTGRVALVTGASRGIGVGIARRLSGAGAAVAVTARSLEPHPKLPGTLRETLNLLAGPAPSVAISADLSDVSDRARVIAEVEEKLGPIDILVNNAARAFYEPAHTISDKRMRLGMELNLLAPLDLIQRVVPGMRARGAGWIVNLSSATTVAPSGPPWNEFTKTSGTYAAAKAALERLTVGLAAELHGDGIAVNTLAPVAAVYTAAAAQMGKMPDDPSMIEPLEVMAEAALALCACDPAVLTGRVTYSGPLLKELGIEPRPLDG, via the coding sequence GTGGGGAGCCTGACGGGACGAGTCGCGCTCGTCACCGGGGCGAGTCGGGGCATCGGTGTCGGGATTGCGCGGCGGTTGTCGGGCGCGGGTGCCGCGGTCGCCGTGACCGCGCGGAGTCTCGAACCGCACCCGAAGCTGCCGGGCACGCTTCGCGAGACGCTGAATCTACTGGCCGGACCGGCCCCCTCTGTGGCCATCTCTGCCGACCTCTCCGACGTATCGGATCGCGCTCGCGTCATCGCGGAGGTCGAAGAGAAGCTCGGCCCGATCGACATTCTCGTGAACAATGCGGCGCGGGCATTCTACGAGCCGGCACATACGATCTCCGACAAGAGGATGCGGCTCGGGATGGAGTTGAACCTCCTCGCCCCGCTCGATCTGATCCAACGCGTGGTCCCGGGAATGCGGGCGCGCGGAGCCGGCTGGATCGTGAATCTCTCGTCCGCCACGACGGTCGCGCCTTCGGGTCCGCCGTGGAACGAGTTTACGAAGACGAGCGGCACGTACGCCGCAGCAAAGGCCGCGTTGGAGCGCCTGACCGTCGGTCTCGCGGCCGAACTCCACGGCGACGGTATCGCGGTAAACACGCTCGCTCCCGTGGCCGCGGTATACACCGCCGCCGCCGCCCAGATGGGGAAGATGCCCGATGATCCCTCGATGATCGAACCGCTCGAAGTGATGGCGGAGGCGGCACTCGCACTCTGCGCATGTGATCCCGCGGTGTTGACCGGACGGGTGACCTACAGTGGCCCGCTCTTGAAGGAACTCGGCATCGAGCCTCGTCCGCTCGACGGCTGA
- a CDS encoding sulfotransferase: MKNYLGVVRRALREDRSGARGRTVAILLIAAPLLACFDAICMALDHVLFPGFRSLRVTAPVFVLGNARSGTTQLHRLLAADQAHFFYFRTWEILCPAITQKKLVHLIGRLDAQWNGGRLAQRFGAREDETLAKARRMHDWRLSGPEEDGFLELHTFDSGTLTVLFPYVRELGRLGNLDAAPAAQQRRRLRFYEGCVKRQLYVHGGRPADLTLLSKNPGFVLRMRSLLERFPDARFVCPVRNPGETIASLINMLRKGWLAMGCDRTDVDEGTDWVREVQLEGYRYAFEVLDTLPKERFAVVTFEELTERPLDTVASIYRRFGMEIAAEYRAFLLREQESSRTYESQHRYDPGELGPSAEELKRRLGPLYERFGWPPPF; this comes from the coding sequence GTGAAGAACTATCTCGGCGTCGTTCGCCGCGCGCTGCGGGAGGACCGCAGTGGTGCTCGGGGTCGCACCGTGGCGATCCTGCTCATCGCGGCACCACTGCTCGCGTGCTTCGACGCGATCTGCATGGCACTCGATCACGTTCTGTTCCCCGGATTTCGTTCGCTTCGGGTCACGGCGCCCGTGTTCGTTCTCGGCAACGCGCGCAGCGGGACGACCCAGCTCCATCGACTCCTCGCCGCCGACCAGGCGCACTTCTTCTACTTCCGAACGTGGGAGATCCTCTGTCCAGCGATCACACAGAAGAAGCTCGTCCACTTGATCGGACGGCTCGATGCTCAGTGGAATGGCGGTCGACTCGCGCAACGATTCGGCGCCCGGGAGGACGAGACGCTCGCGAAGGCGCGGCGCATGCATGATTGGCGGCTCTCCGGCCCCGAAGAAGACGGCTTCCTCGAGCTGCACACGTTCGATTCCGGGACGTTGACCGTTCTCTTCCCGTACGTGCGAGAACTCGGCCGACTGGGGAACCTGGATGCGGCCCCTGCGGCGCAGCAACGTCGACGCCTGCGGTTCTACGAGGGGTGCGTGAAGCGGCAGTTATATGTGCACGGCGGGCGGCCCGCAGATCTCACTCTCCTCAGCAAGAATCCGGGTTTCGTACTCCGCATGCGGAGCCTGCTCGAGCGCTTCCCGGATGCACGCTTCGTCTGCCCTGTGCGGAACCCGGGGGAGACGATCGCGAGTCTGATCAACATGCTCCGCAAAGGCTGGCTGGCGATGGGCTGCGATCGGACAGACGTCGACGAAGGCACGGACTGGGTCCGCGAGGTGCAGTTGGAGGGCTATCGGTACGCGTTCGAAGTCCTGGATACGCTTCCAAAGGAACGGTTCGCGGTCGTGACGTTCGAGGAACTGACCGAGCGCCCGCTCGACACGGTTGCCTCGATCTACCGTCGCTTCGGGATGGAGATCGCCGCCGAGTACCGAGCGTTCCTCCTTCGAGAGCAGGAGTCGTCGCGCACCTACGAGAGCCAGCACCGATACGACCCGGGTGAACTCGGGCCCTCCGCGGAGGAACTGAAGCGTCGGCTCGGACCGCTCTATGAGCGCTTCGGTTGGCCGCCCCCGTTTTGA
- a CDS encoding sulfatase: protein MSSRLLRAPGARIALAVVALGFTLVSGPAAAETKPTLPLQGKDGARPNVLLLTVDTLRMDHLGAYGYRLPTSPAIDQLAGEGVLFTDAITPVPMTAPALASLLTGHHVQHHHVTQNTGTFPKGLSSLAEAFAEAGYDTAGFYGNEAVEEFGRGFDVWEEFPRRVVPGGLEMADDLGVNLGLAWLKQAKAPWFLWLHFIDPHGPYDSSPARLSKAFEYPDDPALDKELETSEQNWVFGAVPKYQGLPNMKRAGDYVRRYDGEILGTDLQIGRLRSWLEEDGKLDDTLIVFTADHGESLVEDDYYFQHGKMLNESSVRVPLVLRHRSLPAGSKVDAPVSLIDLYPTLASLVGLTPPKSIPGVDVSASIFGAPAEERLRIMYTVTPDLRVSVMRGPWRMMGRPPKKNGGVQIDEFPFVALYDVTTYPEQRVAAPAKSETVKELKKELVDASKRVRSFRPPPVDLSKKQEDRLRALGYID, encoded by the coding sequence GTGAGTTCCCGATTATTGCGTGCTCCGGGCGCCCGAATCGCCCTCGCGGTCGTCGCCCTAGGCTTCACTCTGGTGTCCGGGCCTGCTGCCGCTGAGACGAAGCCGACCCTTCCGCTGCAGGGGAAAGACGGAGCGCGGCCCAACGTGCTCCTGCTCACCGTCGACACCCTTCGAATGGATCACCTCGGCGCGTACGGCTATCGGCTTCCGACGTCGCCGGCGATCGATCAGCTCGCCGGCGAGGGCGTGCTGTTCACCGACGCGATCACTCCGGTGCCCATGACGGCCCCCGCGCTCGCATCGCTCCTGACGGGCCATCACGTCCAGCACCATCACGTCACGCAGAACACTGGGACGTTCCCCAAAGGGCTGTCCTCACTGGCAGAGGCGTTCGCGGAAGCTGGTTACGATACGGCCGGGTTCTACGGCAACGAAGCGGTCGAGGAATTCGGCCGTGGTTTCGACGTCTGGGAGGAATTCCCGCGTCGCGTCGTGCCCGGCGGACTCGAGATGGCCGACGATCTCGGGGTGAATCTCGGTCTGGCGTGGTTGAAGCAGGCCAAGGCGCCTTGGTTCCTGTGGCTGCACTTCATTGATCCGCACGGCCCGTACGACTCGTCGCCTGCGCGACTGAGCAAGGCCTTCGAGTATCCGGACGATCCGGCGCTCGACAAGGAACTCGAGACCAGCGAGCAGAACTGGGTGTTCGGCGCGGTCCCGAAGTATCAGGGCCTCCCGAACATGAAGCGCGCCGGTGACTACGTTCGTCGCTACGATGGCGAGATTCTCGGCACGGACCTGCAGATCGGGCGGCTGCGCTCCTGGCTCGAGGAGGACGGGAAGCTCGACGACACCTTGATCGTCTTCACCGCCGACCACGGGGAGAGCCTCGTCGAAGACGACTATTACTTTCAGCACGGCAAGATGCTGAACGAGAGCTCGGTTCGGGTTCCGCTGGTTCTGCGACATCGCTCGCTTCCGGCCGGCTCGAAGGTCGATGCACCCGTTTCGCTCATCGATCTTTATCCGACGCTCGCGAGCCTGGTCGGACTTACTCCGCCGAAGAGTATTCCGGGCGTGGACGTCTCGGCTTCGATTTTCGGCGCGCCGGCCGAAGAGCGCCTGCGGATCATGTATACCGTCACGCCGGATCTTCGTGTGAGCGTGATGCGCGGTCCGTGGCGCATGATGGGCCGGCCTCCCAAGAAAAACGGTGGCGTCCAGATCGATGAATTCCCGTTCGTCGCTCTCTACGACGTCACGACGTACCCCGAGCAGCGGGTCGCGGCGCCGGCGAAATCCGAGACGGTGAAGGAGCTGAAGAAGGAACTCGTCGACGCGTCGAAGCGTGTCCGCTCGTTCCGCCCGCCGCCCGTCGATCTCTCGAAGAAGCAGGAAGATCGCCTGCGCGCGCTCGGCTACATCGACTGA
- a CDS encoding methyltransferase domain-containing protein — MTATWDPAQYKQYGGLRLRPALELLERVTVDDPRRVYDLGCGVGEIARIMAERWPEADVVGSDSSGAMLERARAAGPTRVAWEVQDASTWEPAEPADVVFSNAMLHWIEGHDRVFPRLAHFLRPGGVLAVQMPLSWSQPSHRLMRETLATGNSGQGYGADELRARMGRRWVEDADFYYDHLRPHCGEVDIWETRYVQILEGEDPVLEWVKGSGLRPVLDALEGVEREGFLSEYASRLREAYPRRSRGETLFPFARLFIVARR, encoded by the coding sequence GTGACCGCGACGTGGGATCCCGCGCAGTACAAGCAGTACGGAGGTCTACGTCTTCGCCCGGCGCTGGAGCTTCTCGAGCGGGTTACGGTCGACGACCCACGGCGCGTTTACGATCTGGGGTGTGGCGTCGGGGAGATCGCCCGCATCATGGCCGAGCGTTGGCCGGAAGCGGACGTTGTGGGGTCCGACAGTTCCGGGGCGATGCTGGAGAGAGCCCGCGCGGCCGGTCCGACCCGCGTTGCATGGGAAGTGCAGGACGCGAGCACGTGGGAGCCGGCCGAGCCGGCGGACGTGGTCTTCTCGAACGCGATGCTGCACTGGATCGAGGGGCACGACAGGGTCTTCCCTCGACTTGCGCACTTCCTGCGCCCGGGCGGTGTACTGGCAGTGCAGATGCCGCTCAGTTGGTCGCAGCCGTCGCATCGGCTCATGCGCGAGACGCTCGCGACCGGGAACTCGGGCCAAGGTTACGGTGCCGACGAGTTGCGCGCGAGGATGGGTCGTCGCTGGGTCGAAGACGCCGACTTCTACTACGATCACCTTCGTCCGCACTGCGGCGAAGTCGACATCTGGGAGACGCGTTACGTGCAGATCCTCGAAGGCGAGGACCCGGTTCTCGAGTGGGTCAAGGGAAGTGGCCTGCGCCCGGTTCTCGATGCGCTTGAAGGGGTCGAGCGGGAGGGATTCCTCTCGGAGTACGCGTCCCGACTGCGCGAGGCGTATCCCCGGAGGTCGCGGGGCGAGACGCTCTTCCCGTTCGCCCGGCTGTTCATCGTCGCGAGGCGCTAG
- a CDS encoding DUF1214 domain-containing protein, translating into MPSRKDSPLTALASGRAWQEFCREIEKLTDELKESGGPDTPLDVSEGHRYLTRILRGALEQIMEGGDARRPVFFESLHETLKSGWDNPDNIHTNAYVSGDHQYRIRGTRGDAHYMTIAIYGGSLGRQEGRRTVAYVNVDDLEIGKDGRFEVTLSAQKTTGNWIESASDATTVMVRQTFWDKRSERPADLSIERITDDPPPPLDPEFVASALRRVTRYVRGTNRAFFEYARRFRALDGEVYESSPVVSSETLGIADMRYLSCWWRLRDGHAVVVDVAPPECRYWGFVLSNFWGESFDYRYYAVHTNKKRARYRADGSLRVVVCPEDPHLEDANWLDPCGHAEGIWTLRWLEANDHPVPKMSLLPLADLR; encoded by the coding sequence ATGCCCTCACGCAAAGACAGCCCGCTCACGGCACTCGCCTCCGGCCGCGCGTGGCAGGAGTTCTGCCGGGAGATCGAGAAACTCACGGATGAACTCAAGGAATCCGGCGGACCCGACACGCCGCTCGACGTCAGTGAGGGCCATCGCTACCTGACCCGCATTCTGCGCGGCGCTCTCGAGCAAATCATGGAGGGCGGTGACGCGCGAAGACCTGTCTTCTTCGAAAGCCTTCACGAGACGCTCAAGAGCGGCTGGGACAATCCGGACAACATCCACACGAACGCCTACGTGAGCGGCGACCACCAGTACCGGATCCGCGGCACGCGGGGCGATGCGCACTACATGACGATCGCGATCTACGGTGGGTCCCTCGGCCGCCAGGAAGGCCGGCGAACGGTCGCCTACGTGAACGTCGACGATCTGGAAATCGGAAAAGACGGTCGATTCGAAGTCACGCTCAGTGCGCAGAAGACGACCGGGAACTGGATCGAGAGCGCGTCCGACGCGACCACGGTGATGGTGCGACAGACCTTCTGGGACAAGCGAAGCGAACGGCCCGCGGACTTATCGATCGAGCGCATCACCGACGACCCGCCACCGCCGCTCGACCCGGAATTCGTCGCGTCCGCGCTCCGGCGGGTCACGCGATACGTCCGCGGCACTAACCGCGCCTTCTTCGAGTACGCCCGCCGGTTCCGCGCACTCGACGGCGAGGTCTACGAGAGCTCCCCCGTCGTCTCGTCGGAGACACTCGGCATCGCCGACATGCGCTACCTGAGTTGCTGGTGGCGCCTCCGCGACGGGCACGCCGTCGTCGTCGACGTGGCTCCGCCCGAGTGCCGCTACTGGGGCTTCGTGCTCTCGAACTTCTGGGGAGAGTCATTCGACTACCGGTACTACGCGGTTCACACGAACAAGAAGCGCGCCCGATACCGTGCCGACGGCTCGCTCCGCGTCGTCGTCTGCCCCGAGGATCCACATCTCGAGGATGCGAACTGGCTCGATCCGTGCGGTCACGCGGAGGGGATTTGGACCCTTCGTTGGCTCGAAGCGAATGACCATCCCGTCCCCAAGATGTCGCTTCTCCCGCTCGCCGACCTGCGTTGA
- a CDS encoding CoA transferase — translation MPPLSGLRVLDLSTEIAGPYCSKLFRDAGASVLKVESPAGDPMRRWSASGAEIPEDEDGALFQFLNSGKQSVVLDLERAGDRARLLELASNADLVIESFGAGGLARRGLDFDSFSRAQPRLSLVSISPWGLEGPWAERPATEWTLQAAVGMTARRGLPERGPVGAAGRIGEWVAGTYASFGALVAWLSTRNTGRGQHVDVSMFEALLQCGTQYHDLNGQFTGKPLDQFIDTPSVEPAKDGWVGFATVTAQQWQDFCAMVERPELADETKYHHTDNRMKELPFIQNVIHSWTREHTVDEIIELASALRIPVAPIGNGETLPNLDHFAERGVFQTHPGGFLQPRVPYRLGSVPRPEPAPAPRLGEHTDGLGAATSATPTTDTGDSLPLAGLRVLDLTAFWAGPFLTGHLAMIGADVLKIESTQRPDGMRFVNAIKGQRFWETSSIFHGANANKRDITLNLDSDEGRELFLQLIDDTDILVENFSVRVLSNLGLDPDDLRKRNPKLIVVRMPSWGLDGPWLDRVGFAMNVEQACGLAWLSGYENLPMIVNVCDPIGALHAFFAINLALERRRETGLGDLVEVPLVEPGLNLAAEQLIEHSAYGVLLERTGNRGPYAAPQGVYLCGDEKHLALAVVDDEQWKALCQVLENPSWTEADDLRTAAGRRAAHDRIDEELRKVFAEMPCGEISSKLLAAGVPAEPLNNAHTVMPNPQLEHRQFFQELEHEVVGTRRYPTLPMGFSTLGPKWHRSPPPTMGQHNQEVLGGTLGVTDERLADLAERKIIGDRPAWR, via the coding sequence ATGCCCCCACTTTCCGGCCTTCGTGTTCTCGATCTCTCGACGGAGATCGCGGGGCCTTACTGCTCCAAGCTGTTTCGCGACGCCGGAGCCTCGGTCTTGAAGGTCGAATCGCCCGCCGGGGACCCGATGCGACGGTGGAGCGCGTCGGGCGCCGAGATCCCGGAGGACGAGGACGGCGCGCTCTTCCAGTTCCTCAACTCCGGGAAGCAGTCGGTCGTTCTCGACCTCGAACGAGCGGGCGACCGCGCACGCCTTCTCGAACTCGCGTCGAACGCGGACCTCGTGATCGAAAGCTTCGGCGCCGGGGGACTCGCGCGGCGTGGGCTCGACTTCGATTCGTTCTCCCGAGCGCAACCGCGACTCTCGCTCGTCTCGATCTCGCCGTGGGGACTCGAAGGCCCATGGGCCGAGCGCCCAGCAACGGAGTGGACGCTGCAAGCCGCCGTGGGCATGACCGCGCGGCGCGGGCTTCCCGAACGCGGACCCGTCGGAGCGGCGGGTCGGATCGGCGAGTGGGTCGCCGGAACCTACGCGAGCTTCGGCGCACTCGTCGCGTGGCTGTCCACGCGCAACACCGGCCGGGGCCAGCACGTCGACGTCTCGATGTTCGAGGCGCTGCTCCAGTGCGGCACGCAGTACCACGACTTGAACGGCCAATTCACCGGCAAGCCGCTCGACCAATTCATCGACACGCCATCGGTCGAACCGGCGAAGGATGGCTGGGTCGGCTTCGCGACCGTCACCGCGCAACAATGGCAAGACTTCTGCGCGATGGTCGAACGTCCGGAACTCGCCGACGAGACGAAGTACCACCACACCGACAACCGGATGAAAGAGCTCCCGTTCATCCAGAACGTGATCCACAGCTGGACGCGCGAGCACACGGTCGACGAGATCATCGAACTCGCCTCCGCGTTACGCATCCCGGTCGCGCCGATCGGCAACGGAGAGACGCTGCCCAATCTCGATCACTTCGCCGAGCGCGGCGTATTCCAGACGCACCCGGGCGGGTTCCTTCAGCCCCGCGTGCCCTACCGGCTGGGCAGCGTGCCCCGGCCGGAACCCGCACCCGCGCCGCGCCTGGGGGAGCACACCGACGGTCTCGGCGCCGCGACGTCGGCCACGCCCACAACCGACACGGGGGACTCTTTACCCTTGGCCGGACTACGTGTCCTCGACCTCACGGCCTTCTGGGCCGGGCCGTTTCTGACCGGGCACCTCGCGATGATCGGCGCCGACGTCCTCAAAATCGAATCGACCCAACGGCCCGACGGCATGCGCTTCGTGAACGCGATCAAAGGGCAGCGCTTCTGGGAGACCAGCTCGATCTTCCACGGCGCCAATGCGAACAAGCGCGATATAACGCTAAACCTCGACTCCGACGAAGGGCGCGAACTATTCCTGCAGCTGATCGACGACACCGATATCCTCGTCGAGAACTTTTCCGTTCGGGTTCTCTCGAACCTCGGTCTCGATCCCGACGACCTGCGAAAGCGCAACCCCAAGCTGATCGTCGTACGGATGCCGAGTTGGGGCCTCGACGGTCCCTGGCTCGATCGGGTCGGCTTCGCGATGAACGTCGAGCAAGCCTGCGGCCTCGCGTGGCTCTCCGGATACGAAAACCTGCCGATGATCGTGAACGTCTGCGACCCCATCGGCGCGCTGCACGCGTTCTTTGCAATCAATCTGGCTCTCGAACGCCGACGTGAGACCGGCCTCGGCGACCTCGTCGAAGTGCCTCTCGTCGAGCCCGGCCTGAACCTCGCTGCGGAACAACTCATCGAGCACTCCGCCTACGGCGTCCTTCTCGAACGAACGGGCAACCGCGGTCCGTACGCCGCTCCCCAGGGGGTGTATCTCTGCGGAGACGAGAAACATCTGGCACTCGCGGTCGTCGACGATGAGCAGTGGAAGGCTCTGTGCCAGGTCCTCGAGAACCCGTCGTGGACGGAAGCCGACGATCTTCGGACCGCCGCCGGTAGGCGAGCCGCGCACGACCGAATCGACGAAGAGCTTCGGAAGGTGTTCGCCGAAATGCCCTGCGGCGAGATCAGTTCGAAGCTCCTCGCGGCGGGCGTACCGGCGGAACCTCTCAACAACGCACACACCGTGATGCCAAATCCCCAGCTGGAACACCGGCAGTTCTTCCAGGAACTCGAGCATGAGGTCGTCGGTACGAGGCGGTACCCGACGCTTCCGATGGGGTTCTCCACGCTCGGGCCCAAGTGGCACCGCTCCCCGCCACCGACGATGGGCCAACACAACCAGGAAGTCCTCGGCGGCACGCTCGGCGTCACCGACGAGCGGCTGGCCGATCTCGCCGAACGAAAGATCATCGGCGACCGACCCGCCTGGCGCTAA
- a CDS encoding carotenoid oxygenase family protein — MTVERQTEELPWHLKGNWAPVQDELNVDDLKVEGEIPKELDGIYLRNGMNPRSGFSEHWFFGNGMVHGVELKNGRASYRNKFVRTPYYENDMGMMDALMSPQASPANTHVVPHAGRILCVEEAHVPWEIDRDLNTVGVQDWDGRLTTPFTAHPRVCPETGELLSFGYSMMQDPYVHYYRIDAKGELVQNEPIEIPRPVMMHDWNVTRNHVIFMDMPLVFSLEGPNPGFAWRPEHGSRLGVMPRNGTNADVKWYDMNPCYVFHPVNAHEEGDRIILHVCRQPHAMKGGMNDIGDGEDDAGRLWRWTIDTKTGSVKEEQLDDAAGDFPRIDDRRVGLKAKYGYIMGLDSDKPTLTFDRRLFKYDLESGRRETHDLGKGWFGGEPCFAPRAADSAEDDGWVVSIVYDSDENESHLVIVNAQDFEAAPVARVRLPRRVPFGAHGNWLPA; from the coding sequence ATGACCGTCGAGCGGCAGACCGAAGAGCTTCCCTGGCACCTCAAAGGAAACTGGGCCCCGGTTCAGGACGAATTGAACGTCGACGACCTCAAGGTCGAGGGCGAGATTCCGAAGGAACTCGACGGGATCTACCTGCGCAACGGCATGAACCCCCGTTCCGGTTTCTCGGAGCACTGGTTCTTCGGCAACGGCATGGTGCACGGCGTCGAGTTGAAGAACGGTCGTGCGTCGTACCGCAACAAGTTCGTTCGCACCCCGTACTACGAGAACGACATGGGCATGATGGACGCGCTGATGTCGCCGCAGGCCTCTCCGGCAAACACGCACGTCGTACCGCACGCCGGTCGAATCCTCTGCGTGGAAGAGGCGCACGTGCCCTGGGAGATCGATCGCGACCTGAACACGGTTGGTGTTCAGGATTGGGACGGCCGGCTCACGACGCCGTTCACCGCGCATCCGCGGGTCTGTCCCGAGACCGGTGAGCTTCTCTCGTTCGGCTACTCGATGATGCAAGACCCGTACGTTCACTACTATCGCATCGACGCCAAGGGAGAGCTCGTGCAGAACGAGCCGATCGAGATCCCGCGGCCGGTGATGATGCACGATTGGAACGTCACGCGGAACCACGTGATCTTCATGGACATGCCGCTCGTGTTCTCGCTGGAAGGTCCGAATCCGGGCTTCGCGTGGCGACCCGAGCACGGTTCTCGCCTCGGGGTGATGCCGCGCAACGGCACGAACGCCGATGTGAAGTGGTACGACATGAATCCCTGCTACGTCTTCCATCCCGTGAATGCGCACGAGGAAGGCGATCGGATCATCCTGCACGTCTGTCGCCAGCCGCACGCGATGAAGGGTGGGATGAACGACATTGGAGACGGCGAAGACGATGCTGGCCGCCTGTGGCGCTGGACGATCGACACCAAGACCGGGTCCGTCAAAGAAGAGCAGCTCGACGATGCGGCCGGTGATTTCCCGCGTATCGACGATCGGCGAGTCGGCCTGAAGGCGAAGTACGGCTACATCATGGGCCTGGATTCGGACAAGCCGACTCTGACCTTCGATCGGCGCCTGTTCAAGTATGACCTCGAGTCGGGCCGGCGCGAGACGCACGATCTCGGTAAGGGCTGGTTCGGTGGGGAGCCCTGTTTTGCGCCGCGCGCCGCCGATTCGGCGGAAGATGACGGCTGGGTGGTCTCAATCGTCTACGATTCGGACGAGAACGAGTCGCATCTCGTGATCGTGAACGCGCAGGACTTCGAGGCGGCACCGGTGGCGCGGGTTCGGTTGCCCCGCCGGGTGCCGTTCGGCGCACATGGCAACTGGCTTCCTGCCTAA